The proteins below are encoded in one region of Bacteroides uniformis:
- the cysK gene encoding cysteine synthase A, which produces MAKIAKNLTELIGHTPLMELAEYSRKYGLKRNIVAKLESFNPVGSVKDRVAFAMIEDAEARGALKPGATIIEPTSGNTGVGLAMVATIKGYHLILTMPETMSVERRNLLKALGAEIVLTDGLAGMAGSIAKAKELRDAIPGAVILQQFENPSNAKAHEHTTGEEIWTDTDGKVTVFVAGVGTGGTVCGVARALKKHNPDVYVVAVEPASSPVLEGGEDAPHRIQGIGANFIPSIYDASVVDEIIPVPDDEAIRGGRELASTEGLLAGISSGAAVYAARLLAERPEFADKMIVALLPDTGERYLSTELFAFDTYPLE; this is translated from the coding sequence ATGGCGAAAATTGCAAAGAACCTGACGGAGTTGATTGGGCATACTCCTTTGATGGAATTGGCTGAATACAGCCGTAAATACGGATTGAAAAGAAATATTGTGGCTAAGCTGGAATCTTTTAATCCGGTGGGAAGCGTGAAGGACCGTGTGGCATTTGCCATGATTGAGGATGCCGAGGCACGTGGGGCTTTGAAACCCGGAGCCACGATTATTGAACCTACCAGTGGCAATACCGGCGTGGGACTGGCGATGGTGGCAACCATCAAGGGATATCATTTGATATTGACCATGCCGGAGACCATGAGTGTGGAACGCCGTAATCTGTTGAAAGCCTTGGGTGCGGAGATTGTACTGACCGACGGACTGGCAGGTATGGCCGGCTCCATTGCCAAAGCGAAAGAATTGCGGGATGCGATACCTGGTGCGGTTATTCTGCAGCAGTTTGAGAATCCCTCCAATGCCAAGGCTCATGAACATACTACGGGGGAAGAAATCTGGACGGACACGGATGGTAAAGTGACTGTTTTTGTTGCCGGTGTGGGCACGGGCGGTACGGTCTGTGGAGTGGCGCGTGCCTTGAAGAAACATAATCCGGATGTCTATGTTGTGGCTGTAGAACCGGCCTCCTCTCCGGTTCTGGAAGGAGGGGAAGATGCACCGCACCGCATCCAGGGGATTGGGGCCAATTTTATTCCTTCCATTTATGATGCTTCTGTAGTAGACGAGATTATTCCGGTGCCCGATGACGAGGCCATTCGTGGAGGACGAGAGCTGGCTTCTACGGAAGGCTTGCTGGCTGGCATCTCATCCGGTGCGGCGGTATATGCGGCACGGTTGCTGGCCGAACGCCCTGAATTTGCGGATAAAATGATTGTTGCCCTACTGCCCGATACGGGGGAACGCTATTTGTCAACAGAACTGTTCGCTTTCGATACCTATCCTTTGGAATAA
- a CDS encoding tetratricopeptide repeat protein: MKKLIFSFFLCGATMFPAFSQTYQELSERAVAATEQDSLSLAEKYIEQALKMEPANPHNALLFSNLGTIQRRQHRYEQALDSYTLALNIAPRAIPALMNRAALYLELGKDDLARIDYSLVLDIESDNQEALLMRAYIYMRQRNYNFAKSDYERLLKLAPQSYNGRLGLATLEQKEGKYEAALSILNAMIAEKGGEATRLTTQQYAVLYVARAGVEQDMKHVDLAMMDLEEAIKLDASQTEAYLIRGQIYLSQKKKELAKRDFEKAISLGVPQGDLRDLLLQCK, encoded by the coding sequence ATGAAGAAACTTATTTTTTCTTTCTTCTTGTGTGGAGCCACGATGTTCCCTGCCTTTTCACAAACCTATCAGGAACTGAGCGAACGTGCGGTTGCAGCCACGGAGCAAGACAGCTTGTCATTGGCCGAAAAATACATTGAACAAGCTTTGAAAATGGAGCCCGCCAATCCTCATAACGCTTTGCTGTTCTCCAACTTGGGTACGATACAACGTCGGCAGCACCGGTATGAGCAGGCCCTTGACTCGTATACTCTGGCATTGAACATTGCTCCGCGTGCCATACCTGCCCTGATGAATCGTGCCGCTCTTTACCTTGAGTTGGGGAAGGATGATTTGGCCCGGATAGACTATTCTTTGGTGCTGGATATAGAAAGCGATAATCAGGAAGCCTTGCTGATGCGTGCCTATATCTATATGCGGCAGCGCAACTATAATTTTGCAAAGTCTGATTATGAACGTCTGCTGAAACTTGCCCCCCAGAGTTACAATGGCCGTCTGGGGTTGGCTACACTGGAGCAGAAGGAGGGCAAATATGAAGCGGCGCTTTCGATATTGAATGCCATGATTGCAGAAAAAGGAGGAGAAGCTACCCGGCTGACTACCCAGCAATATGCCGTACTTTACGTAGCACGTGCGGGTGTAGAGCAGGATATGAAACATGTGGACCTGGCCATGATGGACTTGGAAGAAGCCATCAAGCTGGATGCTTCGCAGACAGAAGCCTACTTGATACGGGGGCAAATTTACCTTTCTCAAAAGAAAAAGGAGTTGGCAAAACGTGACTTCGAAAAGGCCATTTCACTTGGCGTGCCGCAAGGTGACCTCAGGGATTTACTGTTACAGTGTAAATAA
- the recQ gene encoding DNA helicase RecQ, which yields MLQTLKTYFGYDSFRPLQEDIIRHLMDRKDALVLMPTGGGKSICYQLPALLSEGTAVVVSPLISLMKDQVETLCANGIAAGALNSNNDETENASLRRACMEGKLKLLYISPEKLLVEANYLLRDMHISLFAIDEAHCISQWGHDFRPEYTQMGILHQLFPQVPIIALTATADKITREDIIKQLHLNQPRIFISSFDRPNLSLTVKRGYQQKEKSKAILDFIARHPGESGIIYCMSRSKAETVAQMLQKQGIKSAVYHAGLSPARRDEAQDDFINDRVQVVCATIAFGMGIDKSNVRWVIHYNLPKSIESFYQEIGRAGRDGMPSDTLLFYSLADLILLTKFATDSGQQSINLEKLQRMQQYAEADICRRRILLSYFGENTTCDCGNCDVCKNPPERFDGTIIVQKALSAIARSEQQIGTGILVDILRGNMSSEVTERGYHRLKTFGAGREVPPRDWHDYLLQMLQLGYFEIAYNENNHLKITQSGTDVLFGRARALLVTIRREEAVQATRGRKRKATVPTKELPLGLPNTESGELFEALRTLRKRLADQEALPAYIVLSDKVLHLLSASRPTTIEEFGNISGIGEYKKKKYGKEFVELIRKYS from the coding sequence ATGCTACAAACGCTCAAGACATATTTCGGTTACGACAGTTTCCGCCCCTTACAAGAAGACATCATACGCCATCTGATGGACCGTAAAGACGCATTGGTACTGATGCCTACGGGAGGTGGAAAGTCCATCTGCTACCAACTTCCCGCCCTATTGAGTGAAGGCACGGCGGTAGTGGTTTCTCCGCTCATTTCCTTGATGAAGGACCAAGTGGAAACGCTCTGTGCAAACGGTATCGCGGCCGGTGCACTGAACAGCAATAATGATGAAACAGAGAATGCTTCCCTACGACGTGCATGCATGGAAGGCAAGCTGAAACTGCTATATATTTCTCCTGAAAAATTATTGGTGGAAGCCAACTATCTGTTAAGGGATATGCATATTTCCCTTTTCGCCATTGATGAAGCTCACTGCATCTCACAATGGGGACACGATTTCCGTCCGGAATATACACAGATGGGCATCCTTCACCAACTGTTTCCCCAGGTTCCCATCATTGCACTTACTGCCACAGCCGATAAAATAACCCGTGAAGATATTATTAAACAGCTACACCTCAACCAACCGAGAATTTTCATTTCATCTTTCGACCGTCCCAACCTGAGTCTCACCGTAAAAAGAGGTTACCAGCAGAAGGAAAAAAGCAAAGCCATCCTCGACTTCATCGCCCGCCATCCGGGAGAGAGCGGCATCATTTATTGCATGAGCCGCAGCAAGGCTGAAACAGTGGCACAAATGCTTCAAAAACAAGGGATAAAGTCGGCGGTCTATCATGCAGGACTGTCGCCGGCACGAAGAGATGAAGCACAAGACGACTTCATCAATGACCGCGTGCAAGTGGTATGCGCCACCATTGCCTTTGGAATGGGAATTGACAAAAGCAATGTGCGCTGGGTAATTCATTACAATTTGCCCAAAAGCATTGAAAGTTTCTATCAGGAAATAGGACGTGCCGGACGAGACGGAATGCCCAGTGACACCCTTTTGTTCTATTCACTGGCCGACCTCATTCTGCTCACTAAATTCGCAACAGACAGCGGGCAACAAAGCATCAACCTGGAAAAGCTGCAACGTATGCAGCAATATGCGGAAGCAGATATCTGCCGCCGTCGCATTCTGTTAAGTTATTTCGGTGAAAATACGACCTGCGACTGTGGAAACTGTGATGTATGCAAAAATCCCCCCGAACGTTTCGATGGTACAATAATCGTACAAAAGGCACTTAGTGCAATCGCGCGTTCCGAGCAACAGATAGGAACCGGTATTTTAGTGGACATCCTCCGAGGAAACATGAGTTCTGAAGTTACAGAAAGAGGATACCATCGACTCAAGACCTTTGGAGCCGGGCGCGAAGTCCCCCCCAGAGATTGGCATGACTACCTGCTGCAAATGTTACAGCTCGGTTATTTCGAAATAGCCTACAATGAAAACAACCACCTGAAAATCACTCAAAGCGGAACAGATGTCTTGTTTGGCAGAGCACGCGCCCTGCTTGTCACCATCCGCCGCGAGGAAGCTGTACAAGCTACAAGAGGCCGTAAACGCAAGGCTACAGTTCCAACCAAAGAATTGCCATTGGGATTGCCCAATACAGAAAGTGGGGAACTTTTCGAGGCTCTCCGCACTCTCCGCAAACGCCTTGCCGACCAGGAAGCACTTCCTGCCTATATCGTACTGTCCGACAAAGTGCTCCACCTACTCAGCGCCTCCCGCCCCACTACCATAGAAGAATTTGGTAATATCAGCGGTATCGGTGAATATAAAAAGAAGAAATACGGAAAAGAGTTTGTGGAACTGATACGGAAATACAGTTGA
- a CDS encoding helix-turn-helix domain-containing protein, which produces MSDLENNAQEKGTKKRPYNLREKKEKDAAYRSLIRPELADELYDKILNIVVVQKKYRDADYSAKDLAKELQTNTRYLSAVVNSRFGMNYSCLLNEYRVKEAQHLLTDKRYADKNVEEISTMVGFANRQSFYAAFYKNVGETPNGYRKRHAEKEAKKK; this is translated from the coding sequence ATGAGTGATTTAGAAAACAATGCCCAGGAAAAAGGAACGAAGAAACGTCCTTACAACCTGCGCGAAAAGAAAGAAAAGGATGCTGCCTACCGTTCTTTGATAAGGCCGGAATTGGCAGATGAGTTGTATGACAAGATATTGAATATCGTTGTTGTACAAAAGAAGTACAGAGATGCTGATTATTCCGCTAAGGATTTGGCGAAAGAATTGCAGACCAATACTCGCTATTTGTCTGCAGTGGTGAATTCACGCTTCGGCATGAACTATTCTTGCCTGCTGAATGAATATAGAGTAAAAGAAGCGCAGCATTTGTTGACAGACAAAAGATATGCTGACAAGAATGTAGAGGAGATCAGTACGATGGTCGGCTTTGCAAACCGTCAGTCTTTTTATGCTGCTTTCTATAAAAATGTAGGTGAGACTCCTAATGGATATCGTAAAAGACACGCAGAAAAAGAAGCTAAGAAGAAATAA
- a CDS encoding dipeptidyl-peptidase 3 family protein gives MKKQLISMVTALSLLTACGGNPKTTAEAEKIDYTVEQFADLQILRYRVPGFEDLSLKQKELVYYLTEAALQGRDILFDQNGKYNLTIRRMLEAVYTGYKGDKNTPDFKAMEVYLKRVWFSNGIHHHYGSEKFVPGFTPEFFRQAVQSVDAATLPLAEGQTVEQLCEEVFPVIFDPTVMPKRVNQAAGEDLVLTSACNYYDGVTQQEAEDFYNALKNPQDETPVSYGLNSRLVKEDGKIQEKVWKVGGLYGQALEKIVYWLKKAEGVAETPEQKAVIAKLMEFYETGDLKTFDEYAILWVKDLNSRIDFVNGFTESYGDPLGMKASWESLVNFKDLEATQRTELISGNAQWFEDHSPVDGQFKKEKVKGVSAKVITAAILAGDLYPATAIGINLPNANWIRSHHGSKSVTIGNITDAYNKAAHGNGFNEEFVYSDAELQLIDKYADVTDELHTDLHECLGHGSGKLLPGVDPDALKAYGSTIEEARADLFGLYYVADPKLVELGLTPSADAYKAQYYTYLMNGLMTQLVRIEPGNNVEEAHMRNRQLIARWVYEKGAAEKVVELVKKDGKTYVVINDYEKVRDLFGRLLAEIQRIKSTGDYAGAHDLVEAYAVKVDPALHAEVLERYKKLNLAPYKGFVNPKYEVVTDADGTITDVTVTYDEGYAEQMLRYSKDYSTLPSVNK, from the coding sequence ATGAAGAAACAACTAATTTCTATGGTGACTGCCCTTTCTCTATTGACGGCTTGTGGCGGAAATCCGAAAACAACTGCTGAGGCAGAAAAAATTGACTATACAGTGGAACAATTTGCAGATTTACAGATTTTACGTTACCGCGTACCAGGTTTTGAGGATTTGTCCCTCAAACAAAAAGAATTGGTTTATTATTTGACGGAAGCGGCTTTGCAGGGCAGAGACATTCTTTTCGACCAGAATGGCAAGTATAACCTGACGATTCGCCGGATGCTGGAAGCTGTCTATACCGGCTATAAGGGAGATAAGAATACTCCTGATTTCAAGGCTATGGAAGTGTACCTCAAGCGGGTATGGTTCTCTAACGGCATTCATCATCACTATGGCAGCGAAAAGTTCGTTCCGGGATTTACTCCCGAATTCTTCAGGCAGGCTGTACAGAGTGTGGATGCAGCTACGTTGCCGCTTGCCGAAGGACAGACTGTGGAACAACTGTGCGAGGAAGTGTTCCCCGTTATTTTCGACCCCACGGTGATGCCCAAACGGGTGAACCAAGCTGCCGGTGAAGATTTGGTTTTGACTTCCGCATGCAATTATTACGATGGCGTGACGCAGCAGGAGGCTGAAGATTTCTATAATGCCTTGAAGAATCCGCAGGATGAAACTCCCGTTTCCTATGGTTTGAATAGCCGTTTGGTGAAAGAGGATGGCAAGATTCAGGAGAAAGTATGGAAAGTGGGGGGCTTGTATGGACAGGCACTTGAAAAGATTGTCTACTGGCTGAAGAAGGCAGAAGGAGTTGCCGAGACTCCCGAGCAGAAGGCGGTGATAGCCAAACTGATGGAATTCTATGAAACCGGCGATTTGAAGACATTCGATGAATATGCCATTTTGTGGGTGAAGGATTTGAACTCACGCATTGACTTTGTGAACGGTTTTACCGAAAGTTATGGTGACCCGCTCGGCATGAAGGCAAGCTGGGAATCTCTGGTGAATTTTAAAGATTTGGAAGCTACCCAGCGTACAGAGTTGATAAGCGGCAATGCACAGTGGTTTGAGGACCATTCGCCGGTAGACGGACAATTCAAGAAGGAGAAAGTGAAAGGGGTGTCTGCCAAGGTAATCACGGCGGCTATTCTGGCCGGTGACTTGTATCCTGCAACTGCTATCGGCATCAACCTGCCCAATGCCAACTGGATACGTAGCCATCATGGTTCGAAATCCGTTACAATCGGTAACATTACAGATGCTTATAATAAGGCAGCTCATGGCAACGGGTTCAATGAGGAGTTTGTGTACAGTGATGCAGAGCTTCAACTGATTGATAAGTACGCAGATGTGACAGATGAACTGCATACTGACCTGCATGAATGTTTGGGACATGGTTCCGGTAAATTGCTCCCGGGTGTGGACCCGGATGCGTTGAAGGCATATGGTTCTACTATCGAAGAAGCGCGCGCCGACTTGTTCGGACTCTACTACGTGGCCGACCCGAAGCTGGTGGAACTGGGGCTTACTCCAAGTGCGGATGCTTATAAGGCTCAATACTACACCTATCTGATGAATGGTTTGATGACACAGCTTGTACGTATCGAGCCGGGTAACAATGTAGAAGAAGCCCATATGCGCAACCGTCAGCTCATAGCCCGCTGGGTGTACGAGAAAGGTGCGGCGGAGAAGGTTGTGGAATTGGTAAAGAAGGATGGGAAGACGTACGTCGTGATAAACGATTATGAGAAAGTGCGTGACTTGTTTGGCCGGTTGCTTGCCGAGATACAGCGTATCAAGTCCACCGGTGACTATGCCGGCGCCCATGATTTGGTGGAAGCCTATGCCGTGAAAGTCGATCCCGCTTTGCATGCCGAAGTGCTGGAACGCTACAAGAAGCTGAATCTTGCGCCGTATAAGGGGTTCGTCAATCCCAAGTATGAAGTGGTGACGGATGCCGACGGTACTATAACAGATGTGACAGTGACTTATGATGAAGGTTATGCGGAACAGATGTTGCGTTATAGCAAAGACTATTCTACATTGCCTTCTGTCAATAAATGA
- a CDS encoding DNA alkylation repair protein: protein MIDTKEQLHQRLKDIKTQLRLSMNGAVSQSMREKGLVYKLNFGVELPRIKGIAAGYEKDHSLAQSLWKEDIRECKILAGLLQPVESFLPEIADIWVEDIRNIEIAELTCMNLFQHLPYAPAKSFHWIASEDEYTQVCGFLTIARLLMKKGDMNERVENEFLDQAITAFLSGSYHVRNAAMTAIRRFMQQNEENSFQVCRRVEGMDNSSSDVEQLLYNLVKEEVC from the coding sequence ATGATAGATACTAAAGAGCAGCTGCATCAGCGGCTGAAAGATATAAAGACACAGCTCCGTCTCTCAATGAACGGGGCTGTGTCCCAAAGTATGCGTGAGAAAGGGCTGGTATATAAGCTGAACTTTGGCGTGGAGTTGCCCCGTATCAAGGGTATTGCTGCCGGTTACGAGAAGGACCACTCTCTGGCTCAGTCTTTGTGGAAAGAAGATATCAGAGAGTGCAAAATATTGGCGGGACTTTTACAGCCGGTAGAGAGTTTCCTGCCCGAGATAGCCGATATCTGGGTGGAAGATATCCGTAATATCGAGATTGCAGAACTTACCTGCATGAATTTATTCCAACATCTTCCTTATGCGCCTGCCAAGTCCTTCCATTGGATTGCAAGCGAGGACGAATACACGCAGGTTTGCGGCTTCCTCACCATAGCCCGTCTATTGATGAAGAAAGGGGATATGAACGAACGGGTTGAAAATGAGTTCCTCGACCAGGCAATAACGGCTTTTTTGTCGGGCTCCTATCATGTACGCAATGCAGCCATGACTGCTATCCGCCGCTTTATGCAGCAAAATGAGGAAAATTCTTTTCAAGTTTGCCGCAGAGTGGAGGGTATGGACAATTCTTCTTCTGATGTAGAACAATTACTATACAATCTTGTAAAAGAGGAGGTTTGTTAG
- a CDS encoding Fur family transcriptional regulator, producing the protein MESQNVKDTVRQIFTEYLNANGHRKTPERYAILDTIYSIDGHFDIDTLYSLMADQENFRVSRATLYNTIILLINARLVIKHQFGNSSQYEKCYNRDTHHHQICTQCGKVTEFQNEELQHAIENTKLSRFNLTHYSLYMYGLCSKCDRANKRKKKNNNHKKEK; encoded by the coding sequence ATGGAAAGTCAGAATGTGAAAGATACAGTTAGGCAGATATTCACTGAATATCTGAATGCGAACGGGCATCGGAAGACTCCCGAACGTTATGCTATACTTGACACCATTTACTCCATAGACGGTCATTTTGATATCGACACGCTCTATTCACTGATGGCCGACCAGGAGAACTTCCGCGTCAGCCGTGCAACGCTTTACAATACCATCATTTTGCTTATAAATGCTCGTCTGGTCATCAAGCATCAGTTCGGCAACTCTTCCCAATACGAAAAATGTTATAATCGCGATACGCACCATCACCAGATATGCACCCAGTGCGGAAAGGTGACCGAGTTTCAGAACGAGGAGTTGCAACATGCCATTGAGAATACCAAACTGAGCCGTTTTAATCTTACGCACTATTCCTTATATATGTATGGGTTGTGCAGCAAGTGTGACCGGGCCAATAAACGGAAGAAAAAGAATAATAACCATAAAAAAGAAAAATGA
- a CDS encoding adenylosuccinate synthase: MKVDVLLGLQWGDEGKGKVVDVLTPRYDVVARFQGGPNAGHTLEFEGQKYVLRSIPSGIFQGDKVNIIGNGVVLDPALFKAEAESLEASGHNLKERLHISKKAHLILPTHRILDAAYEAAKGDAKVGTTGKGIGPTYTDKISRNGVRVGDILHDFDKKYAAAKARHEQILKGLNYEYDITEMEKAWFEGIEYLKQFQLVDSEHEMNNLLAAGKSVLCEGAQGTMLDIDFGSYPFVTSSNTVCAGACTGLGIAPNKIGEVYGIFKAYCTRVGAGPFPTELFDKTGDQICTLGHEFGSVTGRKRRCGWIDLVALKYAIMVDGVTKLIMMKSDVLDSFETIKACVAYKMDEEEIDYFPFDINETVEPVYVELPGWQTDMTKMQSEDEFPEEFNAYLSFLEEQLGVPIKIVSLGPDREQTIERYTEE; the protein is encoded by the coding sequence ATGAAAGTAGACGTATTATTAGGATTACAATGGGGCGACGAAGGCAAAGGCAAAGTCGTTGATGTGTTAACTCCGAGATACGATGTCGTAGCTCGTTTCCAGGGCGGACCGAATGCCGGACATACACTCGAGTTTGAAGGGCAGAAGTATGTGCTCCGTTCCATTCCGTCTGGAATATTCCAGGGAGACAAGGTGAATATCATCGGTAACGGAGTGGTGCTTGACCCGGCTCTCTTCAAAGCGGAAGCCGAATCATTGGAAGCGTCCGGCCATAACTTGAAGGAACGCTTGCACATTTCCAAGAAAGCACACCTCATTCTGCCGACTCACCGCATACTGGATGCTGCATACGAAGCAGCCAAAGGCGATGCAAAGGTAGGAACGACCGGAAAAGGCATCGGACCGACTTACACGGATAAAATCAGCCGTAACGGTGTGCGTGTAGGCGACATTCTGCATGACTTTGACAAGAAGTATGCAGCGGCCAAGGCCCGTCATGAGCAAATCTTGAAAGGCTTGAACTATGAGTATGACATTACCGAAATGGAGAAGGCATGGTTCGAAGGTATCGAATACTTGAAACAATTCCAGTTGGTGGATAGCGAACACGAGATGAACAATCTGCTGGCTGCCGGCAAGTCTGTATTGTGCGAAGGTGCGCAGGGGACAATGCTGGACATTGATTTCGGTTCTTATCCGTTTGTCACTTCTTCTAATACGGTCTGTGCAGGTGCTTGTACCGGTCTGGGTATTGCTCCCAACAAGATTGGTGAGGTATATGGTATTTTCAAGGCCTATTGTACGCGTGTAGGTGCCGGTCCGTTCCCGACGGAATTATTCGACAAGACCGGTGACCAGATTTGCACGCTGGGTCATGAGTTCGGTTCTGTGACAGGACGTAAGCGCCGTTGTGGCTGGATTGACCTGGTGGCATTGAAATATGCCATTATGGTAGACGGGGTTACCAAACTGATTATGATGAAGAGCGATGTGCTCGATTCTTTTGAAACCATTAAGGCTTGTGTAGCTTACAAGATGGATGAGGAAGAGATTGATTACTTCCCGTTCGATATCAATGAGACTGTTGAACCGGTTTATGTAGAGCTACCCGGTTGGCAGACGGATATGACCAAGATGCAGAGTGAAGATGAGTTCCCGGAAGAATTCAATGCATATTTGTCATTCCTGGAAGAACAGCTTGGTGTGCCCATCAAGATTGTTTCTCTGGGACCGGACCGTGAGCAGACCATCGAACGGTATACAGAGGAATAA
- a CDS encoding alpha-L-fucosidase has product MKTRLLSFLLLFLLVCSAQSQTYQPTEENLKSRQEFRDNRFGIFLHWGIYSMLATGEWTMTNKNLNYKEYAKLAGGFYPAKFDAARWVSAIKASGAKYICFTSRHHDGFSMFHTRFSDYNIVDATPFKRDILKELADECHKQGIRLHLYYSHIDWYREDAPWGRTGRGTGRPNPKGDWNSYYKFMNNQLTELLTNYGKIGAIWFDGWWDQDQNPDFDWQLPGQYAMIHRLQPACLVGNNHHQAPFAGEDIQIFERDLPGENRAGLSGQDISALPLETCETMNGMWGYKITDQDYKSTKTLIHYLVKAAGKDANLLMNIGPQPDGELPAVALERLAEVGEWMKVYGETIYGTRGGCIAPHPWGVTTQRENKLYVHILELQDKALFLPLEGKKVRKAVGYADRLPVKFRKCEGGVMLYLPEVPTDIDKVIEVEIEK; this is encoded by the coding sequence ATGAAAACACGTCTTTTGTCTTTTTTACTGTTGTTTCTTCTTGTGTGCTCCGCACAGTCGCAGACTTACCAGCCGACGGAGGAGAACCTGAAATCCCGTCAGGAGTTTCGGGACAATCGCTTCGGTATCTTCCTGCATTGGGGGATATACAGTATGCTGGCTACCGGAGAATGGACCATGACGAACAAGAACCTTAATTATAAGGAGTATGCCAAACTGGCGGGAGGTTTCTATCCTGCCAAATTCGATGCTGCCAGATGGGTGTCAGCCATTAAGGCGTCCGGGGCAAAGTATATCTGCTTTACATCCCGGCATCACGATGGCTTTTCTATGTTCCACACACGCTTTTCCGATTACAATATTGTGGATGCTACCCCTTTTAAGCGGGATATTCTGAAAGAATTGGCAGACGAGTGCCACAAGCAAGGTATTCGTCTGCATCTCTACTATTCGCACATCGACTGGTATCGCGAAGATGCTCCGTGGGGACGCACCGGACGTGGAACGGGACGACCGAATCCGAAGGGCGACTGGAACAGCTACTATAAATTCATGAACAACCAGCTGACCGAGTTGCTCACCAATTATGGAAAAATAGGTGCCATTTGGTTTGATGGCTGGTGGGACCAGGACCAGAATCCGGATTTTGACTGGCAACTGCCCGGGCAATATGCCATGATACACCGCCTGCAACCGGCTTGCTTGGTTGGGAACAACCATCATCAAGCACCGTTTGCCGGCGAGGACATCCAGATATTCGAGCGCGACCTGCCGGGAGAGAACCGTGCCGGCCTTTCCGGGCAGGATATCAGCGCCTTGCCCCTTGAAACCTGTGAGACGATGAATGGAATGTGGGGATATAAGATTACGGACCAGGATTATAAATCTACCAAAACGCTGATACATTACCTGGTGAAGGCTGCGGGTAAAGATGCCAATCTGCTGATGAATATCGGTCCTCAGCCGGACGGTGAGCTGCCTGCTGTTGCATTGGAGCGTCTGGCAGAAGTAGGGGAATGGATGAAGGTATACGGTGAAACCATCTACGGAACCCGTGGCGGCTGCATTGCTCCGCATCCTTGGGGAGTCACTACACAAAGAGAAAATAAATTATACGTGCATATTCTCGAATTGCAGGATAAGGCTCTCTTCCTGCCGTTGGAAGGCAAGAAAGTGAGGAAGGCAGTGGGGTATGCCGACCGTCTTCCAGTGAAGTTCCGTAAGTGTGAAGGAGGGGTGATGCTCTACTTGCCGGAGGTTCCGACGGATATTGATAAAGTGATAGAGGTGGAGATTGAAAAATAA
- a CDS encoding zinc metallopeptidase, which yields MGTGMIGMQWIIFIGIAVVSWLVQMNLQNKFKKYSKIPTGNGMTGADVALKMLHDNGIYDVTVTHTPGHLTDHYNPANKTVNLSESVYSSNSIMAAAVAAHECGHAVQHARAYAPLTMRSKLVPVVSFASQWMTWLLLAGILMLNSFPQLLLAGIILFALTTLFSFITLPVEINASKRALVWLSNSGITNSYNHAQAEDALRSAAYTYVVAALGSLATLIYYIMIFMGRRD from the coding sequence ATGGGAACAGGAATGATAGGAATGCAATGGATTATTTTTATCGGTATTGCCGTCGTCAGTTGGCTGGTACAGATGAATCTTCAGAACAAGTTCAAGAAGTACTCTAAAATCCCTACCGGCAACGGAATGACGGGAGCGGACGTTGCTTTGAAGATGCTGCACGACAATGGCATCTACGATGTGACCGTGACGCATACTCCCGGACATCTGACCGACCATTATAATCCTGCCAATAAGACAGTAAACCTGAGTGAGAGTGTTTATAGCAGTAACAGCATCATGGCTGCTGCCGTTGCAGCCCACGAATGTGGTCACGCCGTGCAGCATGCACGCGCATACGCTCCGTTGACAATGCGCAGCAAACTGGTGCCGGTAGTCTCTTTTGCCTCACAGTGGATGACGTGGTTGCTGCTGGCAGGTATCTTGATGCTGAACTCCTTTCCGCAACTGTTGCTGGCGGGCATTATACTGTTTGCATTGACAACTTTATTCAGCTTCATCACCTTGCCGGTGGAAATCAATGCAAGTAAGCGTGCGCTGGTATGGCTTAGCAATTCCGGCATTACGAATTCATATAATCATGCGCAAGCGGAAGATGCACTCCGCTCGGCTGCCTATACGTATGTAGTGGCTGCTCTCGGTTCGCTTGCTACCCTGATTTATTATATCATGATATTCATGGGACGCAGAGATTAA